In a genomic window of Syngnathus typhle isolate RoL2023-S1 ecotype Sweden linkage group LG4, RoL_Styp_1.0, whole genome shotgun sequence:
- the LOC133153145 gene encoding profilin-2-like, translated as MSWQTYVETLMAEGNCQDAAIVGFGDAKYVWASLSGGTFANITAAEIDAMVAKERDAFFTQGLTLGNKKCSVLRDSLNVDGDWTMDFRTKNSDGGPTYNISVARTDKVLVLLMGKASIHGGVLNKQAYGMADYLRRSGY; from the coding sequence ATGTCCTGGCAAACTTACGTGGAGACCCTGATGGCAGAAGGCAACTGCCAGGATGCGGCCATTGTTGGGTTCGGCGACGCCAAGTACGTCTGGGCGTCATTAAGCGGCGGCACGTTCGCTAACATCACAGCCGCCGAGATCGACGCGATGGTGGCAAAGGAACGTGACGCTTTCTTCACCCAGGGGCTGACGTTAGGTAATAAAAAATGCTCAGTACTCAGGGATAGCCTCAATGTGGACGGCGATTGGACAATGGACTTTCGGACCAAGAATTCAGACGGAGGCCCTACGTATAACATTTCTGTAGCCAGAACTGACAAAGTATTGGTTTTGCTCATGGGGAAAGCGAGTATCCACGGAGGCGTGCTCAACAAGCAAGCGTATGGGATGGCCGACTACCTGAGGAGGTCTGGATACTAA